In the genome of Lynx canadensis isolate LIC74 chromosome X, mLynCan4.pri.v2, whole genome shotgun sequence, one region contains:
- the LOC115507669 gene encoding sodium- and chloride-dependent creatine transporter 1-like — translation MAAEQGVHISKVAESGPGLAFIAYPRAVTLMPVAPLWAALFFFMLLLLGLDSQFVGVEGFITGLLDLLPASYYFRFQREISVALCCALCFVIDLSMVTDGGMYVFQLFDYYSASGTTLLWQAFWECVVVAWVYGADRFMDDVACVIGYRPCPWMKWCWSFFTPLVCMGIFIFNVVYYKPLVYNNTYVYPWWGEAMGWGFALSSMLCVPLHLLGCLLRAKGTVAEVSPLHPLFPARLPPSLPPSHPPDQGVSSQVPLLPPTTRM, via the exons ATGGCCGCAGAGCAGGGCGTGCACATCTCCAAGGTGGCGGAATCAG GGCCCGGCCTGGCCTTCATCGCCTACCCCCGGGCCGTCACGCTGATGCCTGTGGCCCCCCTCTGGGCTGCCCTGTTTTTCTTCATGCTGTTGCTGCTCGGCCTGGACAGCCag TTTGTAGGTGTGGAAGGCTTCATCACAGGCCTGCTCGACCTCCTCCCGGCCTCCTACTACTTCCGTTTCCAAAGGGAGATCTCCGTGGCCCTCTGCTGCGCCCTCTGCTTTGTCATCGACCTCTCCATGGTGACTgat GGCGGGATGTATGTCTTCCAGCTGTTTGACTACTACTCGGCCAGCGGCACGACCCTGCTGTGGCAGGCCTTCTGGGAGTGCGTGGTGGTCGCCTGGGTGTACG GAGCCGACCGCTTCATGGACGACGTCGCCTGCGTGATCGGATACCGCCCTTGCCCCTGGATGAAATGGTGCTGGTCCTTCTTCACCCCGCTGGTCTGCATG GGCATCTTTATCTTCAACGTGGTGTACTACAAGCCGCTCGTCTACAACAACACCTACGTGTACCCGTGGTGGGGCGAGGCCATGGGCTGGGGCTTCGCGCTCTCCTCCATGCTGTGTGTGCCCCTCCACCTCCTGGGCTGCCTCCTCAGGGCCAAGGGGACCGTGGCTGAGGTCAGTCCCCTGCACCCCCTCTTCCCTGCacgactccctccctccctccctccctctcacccaccGGATCAAGGCGTTTCCTCCCAAGtgccccttctcccacccacTACTAGGATGTAG